The following are encoded together in the Pseudomonas sp. IB20 genome:
- a CDS encoding type III PLP-dependent enzyme: protein MSINVEDYFARATFDKMKAFADKQETPFVVIDTAMISQAYDDLRAGFEFAKVYYAVKANPAVEIIDLLKDKGSSFDIASIYELDKVMDRGVSADRISYGNTIKKSKDIRYFFDKGVRLFSTDSEADLRNIAKAAPGSKVYVRILTEGSTTADWPLSRKFGCQTDMAMDLLILARDLGLVPYGISFHVGSQQRDISVWDAAIAKVKVIFERLKEEDGIHLKLINMGGGFPANYITRTNSLETYAEEIIRFLKEDFGDDLPEIILEPGRSLIANAGILVSEVVLVARKSRTAVERWVYTDVGKFSGLIETMDEAIKFPIWTEKKGEMEEVVIAGPTCDSADIMYENYKYGLPLNLAIGDRMYWLSTGAYTTSYSAVEFNGFPPLKSYYV, encoded by the coding sequence ATGTCGATCAACGTCGAAGATTATTTCGCGCGCGCCACTTTTGACAAAATGAAGGCGTTCGCCGACAAGCAAGAAACCCCGTTCGTGGTGATCGACACCGCGATGATCAGCCAGGCCTACGATGACCTGCGCGCCGGTTTCGAATTCGCCAAAGTCTATTACGCGGTCAAGGCCAACCCGGCCGTCGAGATCATCGACCTGTTGAAAGACAAGGGGTCGAGCTTCGACATCGCCTCGATCTACGAGCTGGACAAGGTCATGGACCGTGGCGTCAGCGCCGACCGTATCAGCTACGGCAACACCATCAAGAAATCCAAAGACATTCGCTACTTCTTTGATAAGGGCGTGCGCCTGTTCTCCACCGACTCCGAAGCCGACCTGCGCAACATCGCCAAGGCCGCGCCGGGTTCGAAAGTTTATGTGCGTATCCTCACCGAAGGCTCGACCACGGCTGACTGGCCTCTGTCGCGCAAATTCGGCTGCCAGACCGATATGGCCATGGACCTGCTGATCCTGGCCCGCGACCTGGGCCTGGTGCCTTACGGCATTTCGTTCCACGTCGGCTCGCAACAGCGCGACATCAGCGTGTGGGACGCAGCCATCGCCAAGGTCAAAGTGATCTTCGAACGCCTGAAAGAAGAAGACGGCATTCATCTGAAGCTGATCAACATGGGCGGCGGCTTCCCGGCCAACTACATCACCCGTACCAACAGCCTGGAAACCTACGCCGAAGAAATCATCCGCTTCCTCAAGGAAGATTTCGGCGACGACCTGCCGGAAATCATCCTGGAACCAGGCCGTTCGTTGATCGCCAACGCCGGTATCCTGGTCAGTGAAGTGGTATTGGTGGCGCGTAAATCGCGCACTGCCGTCGAGCGTTGGGTGTACACCGATGTGGGCAAATTCTCCGGCCTGATCGAAACCATGGACGAGGCCATCAAGTTCCCGATCTGGACCGAGAAGAAAGGCGAGATGGAAGAAGTGGTCATCGCCGGCCCGACCTGCGACAGCGCCGATATCATGTACGAAAACTACAAGTACGGCCTGCCGCTGAACCTGGCAATTGGTGACCGGATGTACTGGTTGTCGACCGGTGCGTACACCACCAGCTACAGCGCGGTTGAGTTCAACGGGTTCCCGCCGTTGAAGTCTTACTACGTGTAA
- a CDS encoding TonB-dependent receptor, translating to MSRTMLKTPASSPRMLASAIGVALSASSAAHLAQAAQNTEQKGERNSISLGATSITGQEQDNTSYQVEKASSQKYTAPLVDTPRSVTVVPQQVLKDTAATSLQDALRTVPGITFGAGEGGNPQGDRPFIRGFDAQGDTYLDGVRDTGGQSREIFDIESIEVSKGPNSSFGGRGSAGGSLNLVSKTPQARDFTNGGFTYGSDQTRRYVLDVNRQFLDNAAFRLNLMSHEQNVAGRDTINYDRWGVAPSLTFGLGTPTRVNLSYYHMESDDLPDSGIPYGYGSPTATAHVHDKPNDGGDSNNFYGLKSRDFRKTRADISTVSIEHDLNDNMTLKNTLRHGSTGQDYVLTQPDDSKLNVNKFGTVWRRANSRVSTTTTTTNQTDLFGSFQALGFKNTYSTGLEFTGEETRVSSYTVSPNANPTCTVAKGSLGGQCTSLSNPTPDDAWTGSVARNYMGTNTKAVSRAAYVFDTIELDPKWLLNVGLRYDTFDTEANTNAAAGRSKIKEDSQFFNWQAGLVWKPMENGSIYASYATSATPPGGLVGEGSDGNPLTAGAASSDLQPEETVNYELGTKWDLLHDRLSLTAAVFRTEKKNTRILVDAFTYQNAGESQVDGLELSASGKITDQWQVFAGYSYLDSELVSAGLNGRNGVVSKGSNKGNQMPNTPKNTFSLWTTYDITSKLTIGGGAFYVDNVYGDVGNTVYVPSYTRYDAMASYKLTKNVDLQLNVQNLTDKTYYDKAFSTHFANQAAGRTALLTTSFHF from the coding sequence ATGTCGCGCACAATGCTAAAAACACCTGCCAGTTCACCACGTATGTTGGCTTCGGCCATCGGCGTCGCGCTCAGCGCCAGCTCTGCCGCCCACTTGGCGCAAGCAGCGCAAAACACTGAACAAAAAGGCGAGCGCAACAGCATCTCCCTCGGTGCCACCAGCATTACCGGCCAGGAACAGGACAACACCTCCTACCAGGTGGAAAAAGCCTCATCGCAGAAGTACACCGCGCCACTGGTGGACACCCCGCGCTCGGTAACCGTGGTGCCGCAACAAGTGCTCAAGGACACCGCCGCCACCTCGTTGCAGGATGCCTTGCGCACCGTACCGGGGATTACTTTCGGCGCCGGTGAAGGCGGTAACCCACAGGGCGACCGTCCATTTATCCGTGGCTTTGACGCGCAGGGCGACACCTACCTGGACGGCGTACGCGACACCGGCGGCCAAAGCCGCGAGATCTTCGACATCGAATCGATTGAAGTCAGCAAAGGCCCGAACTCCTCGTTCGGCGGCCGCGGTTCGGCCGGCGGCAGCCTCAACCTGGTGAGCAAAACCCCACAAGCGCGCGACTTCACCAACGGCGGCTTCACCTACGGCTCCGACCAGACCCGTCGCTACGTGCTCGACGTGAACCGCCAGTTCCTCGACAACGCCGCGTTCCGTCTGAACCTGATGAGCCACGAGCAGAATGTGGCGGGGCGCGACACGATCAACTATGACCGCTGGGGCGTGGCGCCCTCGCTGACCTTCGGCCTGGGCACACCGACCCGCGTCAACCTCAGCTACTACCACATGGAAAGCGACGACCTGCCAGATTCGGGGATCCCCTACGGCTACGGCTCGCCGACCGCCACCGCCCACGTGCATGACAAACCCAATGACGGCGGCGACAGCAACAACTTCTACGGGCTCAAGAGCCGCGACTTCCGCAAGACCCGCGCCGATATCAGCACCGTCTCCATCGAGCACGACCTGAACGACAACATGACGCTGAAAAACACCCTGCGCCATGGCAGCACCGGCCAGGACTATGTCCTCACCCAACCGGACGACAGCAAGCTCAACGTCAACAAGTTCGGCACTGTATGGCGCCGCGCCAACAGCCGCGTGTCCACCACCACGACCACCACCAACCAGACCGACCTGTTCGGCAGTTTCCAGGCGCTGGGCTTCAAGAACACCTACTCCACCGGCCTGGAATTCACCGGCGAAGAAACCCGCGTGAGCAGCTACACCGTGAGCCCGAACGCCAACCCGACCTGCACGGTGGCCAAAGGGAGCCTGGGCGGCCAGTGCACATCGTTGAGCAACCCGACACCAGACGACGCCTGGACCGGCAGTGTGGCGCGCAACTACATGGGCACCAACACCAAAGCCGTCAGCCGCGCCGCCTATGTATTCGACACCATTGAGCTCGACCCGAAATGGCTGCTCAACGTCGGCCTGCGCTACGACACCTTCGACACCGAAGCCAACACCAATGCCGCCGCCGGGCGCAGCAAAATCAAGGAAGACAGCCAGTTCTTCAATTGGCAGGCCGGCCTGGTCTGGAAGCCGATGGAAAACGGCAGCATCTACGCCTCGTACGCCACCTCGGCTACACCGCCCGGCGGCCTAGTGGGCGAAGGCTCCGACGGCAACCCACTGACTGCTGGTGCCGCCAGCAGCGATTTGCAGCCGGAAGAAACCGTCAACTATGAACTGGGCACCAAGTGGGACCTGCTCCACGATCGCCTGTCGCTGACCGCCGCTGTGTTTCGCACCGAGAAGAAAAACACGCGCATCCTGGTCGACGCCTTCACCTACCAGAACGCCGGTGAGTCGCAGGTCGATGGCCTGGAATTGTCCGCCAGCGGCAAAATCACCGATCAATGGCAAGTGTTCGCCGGCTACAGCTACCTCGACAGCGAACTGGTCAGCGCCGGTCTCAATGGGCGTAACGGCGTAGTCAGCAAAGGTTCGAACAAAGGTAACCAGATGCCGAATACGCCGAAGAATACCTTCAGCCTGTGGACCACTTACGACATCACGTCGAAGCTGACCATCGGTGGCGGTGCGTTCTATGTCGACAACGTGTATGGCGATGTAGGCAACACCGTGTACGTGCCGTCCTACACCCGCTACGACGCCATGGCCAGCTACAAACTGACCAAGAACGTCGACCTGCAATTGAACGTGCAGAACCTCACCGACAAGACCTATTACGACAAGGCCTTCTCGACACACTTCGCCAACCAGGCCGCCGGTCGTACGGCGCTGTTGACCACCAGTTTCCACTTCTAA
- a CDS encoding PepSY domain-containing protein translates to MLKKTLFQLHWFFGITAGLVLALMGITGAAVSFQDEILRALNPTVLSVQKREAGVLPPAELVRKLEATEGKTVSMLWVENESGNAARVFFTPPPGERRGQMRYFDPYTGDYMGDAVGQDVFDFILQLHRFLAAGDTGRQITGACTLILVFFCLSGLYLRWPRQVANWRAWLTLDWRKKGRSFNWDLHSVFGTWCLLFYLFAALTGLYWSYDWYNQGVTKLLSDAPHNERMRKRGPPPAGPAPVADYAAIWSSIYANAGPGLSAYNIRMPAVAGPPAIVYYLLKTSPHDRAQNQINLDPATGEVKSHDRYASKSFKSQLLTSVYALHTGSYFGLLGRIILTVSALCMPLFFITGWLLYLDRRRKKRHVRDARKGLGANHSDAPAWLIGFASQSGFAEQLAWQTAGQLQAAGLPVKVQPLSNVSQDDLRQSENALFVVSTFGDGEAPDSARGFERSVLGQELSLKGLNYSVLALGDRQYQHFCGFARRLHFWLTNQGGNPLFAPVEVDSGDTEALQTWQQQLGQITGHAPAAAWQPAQYENWTLSQRTLLNRDSVGSAIYLLGLTPPSPHSWLAGDLVEILPRNCTWAIEHFLAGLGLAGSDGVLIDGLAQTLNQALATRQLPDNRAHLVGLHAQALVNALVPLGMREYSIASIAADGVLELIVRQERHPDGSLGLCSGWLTEHAALGSSISLRLRRNSGFHLPDAPVPLILLGNGTGLAGLRSLLKARIADGQQRNWLLFGERNIAHDYLCQDELQGWLASGDLALLDLAFSRDQEEKIYVQDRLRESADVLRRWLADGAAIYVCGSLQGMATGVDQVLHEVLGSEAVERLIEQGRYRRDVY, encoded by the coding sequence GTGTTGAAGAAAACCCTGTTCCAGTTGCACTGGTTCTTCGGCATTACCGCCGGGCTGGTGTTGGCGTTGATGGGGATCACCGGGGCTGCGGTCTCGTTTCAGGATGAGATTCTGCGCGCGCTCAACCCCACGGTATTGAGCGTGCAAAAACGCGAAGCCGGTGTGCTGCCGCCCGCCGAACTGGTGCGCAAGCTCGAAGCCACCGAAGGTAAAACCGTATCGATGCTGTGGGTGGAAAACGAAAGCGGCAACGCCGCGCGCGTGTTCTTCACCCCGCCGCCGGGCGAGCGCCGTGGTCAGATGCGCTACTTCGACCCGTACACCGGCGACTACATGGGCGACGCCGTCGGCCAAGATGTGTTCGATTTCATCTTGCAGCTGCACCGCTTCCTGGCCGCTGGCGACACCGGCCGGCAAATCACCGGCGCCTGCACGCTGATCCTGGTGTTCTTCTGCCTCTCGGGCCTGTACCTGCGCTGGCCGCGCCAAGTGGCCAACTGGCGTGCCTGGCTGACGCTGGACTGGCGCAAAAAGGGCCGCAGTTTCAACTGGGACCTGCACTCGGTGTTCGGCACCTGGTGCCTGCTGTTTTATCTGTTTGCCGCACTGACCGGCTTGTATTGGTCCTATGACTGGTACAATCAGGGCGTGACCAAACTGCTCTCCGACGCCCCGCATAATGAGCGCATGCGCAAACGCGGCCCGCCGCCCGCAGGCCCGGCGCCGGTGGCCGACTACGCTGCGATCTGGAGCAGCATCTACGCTAACGCCGGCCCTGGTTTGAGCGCTTACAACATCCGTATGCCGGCCGTCGCCGGGCCGCCGGCCATCGTCTATTACCTGCTCAAAACATCGCCCCATGACCGCGCGCAGAACCAGATCAACCTCGACCCGGCCACCGGCGAGGTCAAGTCTCACGACCGCTACGCCAGCAAAAGCTTCAAGTCGCAATTGCTCACCAGCGTTTACGCGCTGCACACCGGCAGCTACTTCGGCTTGCTAGGCCGCATCATCCTCACCGTCAGTGCGCTGTGCATGCCGCTGTTCTTTATTACCGGCTGGCTGCTGTACCTCGACCGGCGCCGCAAAAAACGCCATGTGCGCGATGCGCGCAAAGGCCTCGGCGCCAACCACAGCGATGCCCCGGCGTGGCTGATCGGCTTTGCCAGCCAGAGCGGCTTCGCCGAACAGCTGGCGTGGCAGACGGCTGGGCAATTGCAGGCCGCCGGCCTGCCGGTGAAGGTGCAGCCCTTGAGCAACGTCAGCCAGGACGACCTGCGCCAGTCAGAAAATGCACTGTTCGTGGTCAGCACCTTTGGCGACGGCGAAGCCCCCGACAGCGCCCGTGGTTTTGAGCGCAGCGTGCTCGGCCAGGAGCTGTCGCTCAAAGGCCTGAACTATTCGGTACTGGCCCTGGGTGATCGCCAGTACCAACACTTCTGCGGTTTTGCCCGGCGCCTGCACTTCTGGCTGACCAACCAGGGCGGCAACCCGCTGTTCGCCCCAGTGGAAGTCGACAGCGGTGACACCGAGGCCTTGCAGACCTGGCAACAGCAACTCGGCCAGATCACCGGTCACGCGCCGGCAGCAGCCTGGCAGCCCGCCCAGTACGAAAACTGGACCCTGAGCCAGCGCACCCTGCTCAACCGCGACAGCGTCGGCTCGGCCATCTACCTGCTGGGCCTCACACCGCCCTCGCCACACAGCTGGTTGGCCGGTGACTTGGTGGAAATCCTGCCACGCAATTGCACATGGGCCATCGAGCACTTTCTCGCAGGCCTGGGCCTGGCCGGCAGCGACGGCGTGCTGATCGATGGCCTGGCGCAAACCCTCAACCAGGCACTGGCCACCCGCCAACTGCCGGACAACCGCGCGCACTTGGTCGGCCTGCATGCCCAGGCACTGGTGAACGCATTGGTGCCGCTGGGCATGCGCGAATACTCCATCGCCTCGATTGCCGCTGACGGTGTGCTGGAGCTGATCGTACGCCAGGAACGTCACCCCGACGGCAGCCTAGGCCTGTGTTCCGGCTGGCTGACCGAACACGCCGCCCTCGGTTCCAGCATCAGCCTGCGCCTGCGTCGCAACAGTGGCTTCCACCTGCCGGACGCGCCGGTACCGCTGATCTTGCTGGGCAACGGCACCGGCCTAGCCGGCCTGCGCAGCTTGCTCAAGGCGCGCATTGCCGATGGCCAGCAGCGCAACTGGTTGCTGTTCGGCGAACGCAATATCGCCCACGACTACCTGTGCCAGGACGAGCTGCAAGGCTGGCTGGCCAGCGGTGATCTGGCGCTGCTGGACCTGGCGTTTTCCCGCGACCAGGAAGAGAAGATCTACGTACAGGATCGCCTGCGCGAGTCGGCGGATGTGCTACGTCGATGGCTGGCGGATGGCGCCGCCATTTATGTCTGCGGCAGTTTGCAGGGCATGGCGACAGGCGTGGATCAGGTGCTGCACGAGGTGCTCGGCAGCGAGGCGGTGGAGCGCTTGATTGAGCAAGGGCGCTATCGTCGGGATGTGTATTGA
- a CDS encoding Fe2+-dependent dioxygenase, translated as MLLHIPDLFSREEVLRIRQALENTEWADGKITAGHQSAKAKHNLQLPEGHPLAKEIGAAMLERLWKTPLFMSAALPHKVFPPLLNCYTAGGSFDFHIDNAVRQERGSHERVRTDLSSTLFFSDPDEYDGGELEIQDTFGLQRVKLPAGDMVLYPGSSLHRVNAVTRGARYASFFWTQSLVREDSQRTLLFEMDGAIQQLTRDVPDHPALIQLTGTYHNLLRRWVEV; from the coding sequence ATGCTGCTGCACATTCCCGACCTGTTCTCTCGCGAGGAGGTGCTGCGCATTCGCCAAGCCCTGGAAAACACCGAGTGGGCCGACGGTAAAATCACCGCCGGGCACCAATCCGCCAAAGCCAAACACAATCTGCAATTGCCTGAAGGGCACCCGTTGGCCAAGGAAATCGGCGCGGCGATGCTGGAGCGCTTGTGGAAAACCCCGCTGTTTATGTCAGCGGCGTTACCGCACAAGGTCTTCCCACCTTTGCTCAATTGCTACACAGCGGGCGGCAGTTTCGATTTCCATATCGACAACGCTGTACGCCAGGAGCGGGGCAGTCACGAGCGCGTGCGAACAGACCTGTCGTCGACGCTGTTCTTCAGCGACCCGGATGAATACGACGGTGGCGAACTCGAGATCCAGGACACCTTCGGCCTGCAGCGGGTCAAACTGCCGGCCGGCGACATGGTGCTGTACCCCGGCTCCAGCCTGCACAGAGTCAACGCCGTGACCCGTGGCGCGCGTTACGCCTCGTTCTTCTGGACCCAAAGCCTGGTACGTGAAGACAGCCAGCGCACTTTGCTGTTCGAGATGGACGGCGCGATTCAGCAACTGACCCGCGATGTCCCTGACCACCCGGCGCTGATCCAGCTCACCGGCACCTACCACAACTTGTTGCGCCGCTGGGTCGAGGTCTGA
- a CDS encoding tetratricopeptide repeat protein, with protein MGFLVRREEVLNVEQLQSMLDDSPVRAAQAILMAAREGVVDAQALLGQILLEGRGIARDEALALRWFQIAANGGHLMARNMAGRCLEHGWGCAVDEAAAAREYRLAAEAGLDWGQYNYANLLATGRGVAQDPPQALGFYRLAAEQGHAKSMNLLGRYLEDGEYCPRDLEAAVEWYRRSAEGGDFRGQFSYAAVLADRGQVEEALAWLRKALVGGNLKFLRKAHIALLNAVQPEIMGSAKTVNSRHP; from the coding sequence ATGGGCTTTTTAGTGCGCCGTGAAGAAGTGCTCAATGTTGAGCAACTGCAAAGCATGCTCGACGACTCCCCGGTGCGTGCGGCCCAGGCGATTCTGATGGCGGCGAGAGAGGGCGTGGTCGACGCTCAGGCATTGCTGGGGCAAATCCTGCTGGAAGGGCGCGGCATCGCACGCGATGAAGCGCTGGCGCTGCGCTGGTTCCAGATCGCGGCCAATGGCGGGCACTTGATGGCACGCAACATGGCCGGGCGTTGCCTGGAGCATGGTTGGGGTTGCGCCGTCGATGAAGCAGCGGCGGCGCGGGAGTACCGCCTGGCGGCAGAGGCCGGGTTAGATTGGGGCCAGTACAACTACGCCAACCTGCTGGCCACCGGTCGTGGTGTCGCGCAAGACCCACCGCAAGCGCTGGGGTTTTATCGGCTGGCCGCAGAGCAGGGCCACGCCAAGTCGATGAACCTGCTGGGGCGTTATCTGGAAGATGGCGAGTATTGCCCAAGGGATCTGGAGGCGGCTGTCGAGTGGTATCGCCGCTCAGCCGAAGGCGGGGATTTTCGCGGGCAGTTCAGTTATGCGGCAGTGTTGGCCGATAGAGGCCAGGTCGAAGAGGCGTTGGCATGGTTGCGCAAGGCGTTGGTGGGCGGCAATTTGAAGTTTTTGCGGAAGGCGCATATCGCGCTATTGAATGCAGTGCAGCCTGAAATCATGGGGTCCGCTAAGACCGTTAATAGTAGGCATCCATAA
- a CDS encoding PTS fructose-like transporter subunit IIB, which translates to MKLAIVTACPNGMVTSVLCARLLDAAAQRQGLRTSVEVVDVQRPERQLSQATIDEAEWVLLVSSTPVDMQRFVGKRVFQSTPAQALADVDAVLRRGAEEAAVYVATAQTAKNAPRIVAITACPTGVAHTFMAAEALQQTAKRLGYDLQVETQGSVGARTPLSPEAIANADVVLLAADIEVATERFAGKKIYRCGTGIALKQSEVTLNKALAEGTVESAASGAVAKKSEKNGVYKHLLTGVSFMLPMVVAGGLLIALSFVFGIHAFEEKGTLAAALKTVGDQAFMLMVPLLAGYIAYSIADRPGLAPGMIGGLLAGTLGAGFIGGILAGFLAGYCVKLITRAVKLPQSLEALKPILIIPLLASLFTGLAMIYLVGPPVARLLTSLTDFLSTMGTTNAVLLGILLGGMMCVDLGGPINKAAYAFSVGLLAASSGAPMAATMAAGMVPPIGMGIATFLARRKFAQTEREAGKAAMILGLCFISEGAIPFAAKDPLRVIPASIAGGALTGALSMYFGCKLAAPHGGLFVLVIPNAMNHALLYLLAIVAGSLLTGLVYALIKRPEAVELAAVPT; encoded by the coding sequence GAACGCCAGTTGTCCCAGGCCACGATCGATGAGGCCGAGTGGGTGTTGCTGGTCAGCAGCACGCCGGTGGATATGCAGCGGTTTGTCGGCAAGCGCGTGTTCCAGAGCACGCCGGCCCAGGCGCTGGCGGATGTGGACGCGGTATTGCGTCGCGGCGCCGAAGAGGCCGCGGTCTATGTGGCGACTGCGCAAACCGCTAAAAACGCGCCGCGTATCGTTGCAATCACTGCCTGCCCGACGGGCGTGGCCCACACCTTTATGGCTGCCGAAGCCTTGCAGCAAACCGCCAAGCGCCTGGGCTACGACTTACAGGTCGAGACACAAGGCTCGGTGGGCGCGCGCACGCCTTTAAGCCCGGAGGCCATCGCCAATGCCGACGTGGTGTTGCTGGCCGCCGACATCGAAGTCGCCACCGAGCGCTTCGCCGGCAAGAAGATTTATCGCTGCGGCACCGGCATTGCCCTCAAGCAATCCGAGGTCACGCTCAACAAGGCCTTGGCCGAAGGTACGGTGGAAAGTGCCGCCAGCGGCGCGGTCGCCAAGAAGTCAGAAAAAAACGGTGTGTACAAACACCTGCTCACCGGCGTGTCGTTCATGTTGCCGATGGTGGTGGCGGGCGGTTTGTTGATCGCCTTGTCGTTTGTGTTCGGTATTCATGCCTTTGAAGAAAAAGGCACCTTGGCCGCCGCCCTTAAGACCGTCGGCGACCAGGCCTTCATGCTGATGGTGCCGCTGCTGGCGGGCTACATCGCCTACTCGATTGCCGACCGTCCTGGCCTGGCGCCAGGCATGATTGGCGGGTTGTTGGCGGGTACTCTGGGCGCGGGTTTTATCGGCGGCATCCTCGCCGGTTTCCTCGCCGGTTATTGCGTGAAGCTGATCACCCGTGCGGTGAAGTTGCCGCAGAGCCTGGAGGCGCTCAAGCCGATTCTGATCATTCCGTTACTGGCGAGTTTGTTCACCGGTCTTGCGATGATCTATCTGGTTGGGCCGCCGGTCGCGCGGCTGCTCACTAGCCTGACGGACTTTCTCAGCACCATGGGCACCACCAATGCGGTGCTACTGGGCATCCTGTTGGGCGGCATGATGTGCGTCGATTTGGGCGGGCCGATCAACAAGGCGGCGTATGCGTTTTCCGTCGGCTTGCTGGCGGCTTCCAGCGGTGCGCCGATGGCCGCGACCATGGCCGCTGGCATGGTGCCGCCGATTGGCATGGGCATCGCCACGTTCCTGGCACGGCGCAAGTTCGCCCAGACCGAGCGCGAAGCCGGCAAGGCCGCGATGATTCTGGGCCTGTGCTTTATCTCCGAAGGCGCGATTCCGTTTGCGGCCAAAGACCCGCTGCGCGTGATCCCGGCCAGCATCGCCGGTGGCGCCTTGACCGGCGCGCTGTCGATGTACTTTGGCTGCAAGCTGGCAGCGCCCCACGGCGGTTTGTTTGTGTTGGTGATCCCGAATGCCATGAACCATGCGTTGCTGTACTTGCTGGCAATCGTTGCCGGCAGCCTGTTGACGGGGTTGGTGTACGCGCTGATCAAGCGCCCGGAAGCCGTCGAGCTGGCGGCCGTACCGACCTGA
- a CDS encoding alkaline phosphatase D family protein, translating to MSHFDLGRRRVMQAVGAGLLLPGLAPAVIASVKDRPQLTDGVQSGDLLGDRAMIWSRSDRPAKMVVEWDTRSVFSNPRKFISPLADSRTDFTARVELTGLPVDQAIFYRVHFEDAQTGVASEPWFGHLRSVPQQRRDIRFVWSGDTVGQGFGINPDIGGMRIYEAMRLRLPDFFIHSGDTIYADGPVPAQLTTEGGRIWRNITTEAKSKVAETLDEYRGNYRYNLLDENVRRFNAEVPQIWQWDDHEVVNNWSPSKQLDERYQTRDINTLVGRARQAWLEYSPMRRQSADGGGRIYRKLSYGPLLDVFVLDMRSYRGPNDDNLGAEKPFLGREQLDWLKRELKASQAQWKVIAADMPIGLGVPDGEVSPGVPRWEAIANGDPGPAQGRELEIAELLGFLRAQQVRNHVWLTADVHYCAAHHYHPDRAAFQDFEPFWEFVAGPLNAGSFGPNPLDKTFGPEVVFEKAPPAQNTSPFAGFQFFGEVQIDGQTAELTVILRDLDGVSVFEQKLQPV from the coding sequence ATGAGCCACTTCGACCTCGGCCGTCGCCGCGTGATGCAAGCCGTCGGCGCTGGCCTGTTGCTGCCGGGCCTCGCTCCGGCTGTGATCGCGTCGGTCAAGGACCGGCCGCAACTCACCGATGGGGTGCAGTCCGGCGACCTGCTGGGCGACCGCGCGATGATCTGGAGCCGCAGCGACCGCCCGGCAAAAATGGTGGTGGAGTGGGACACCCGCAGCGTGTTCAGTAACCCGCGCAAATTCATTTCGCCGCTGGCCGACAGCCGCACCGACTTCACCGCGCGCGTCGAGCTCACTGGGTTACCGGTCGACCAGGCGATCTTTTACCGCGTGCATTTTGAAGACGCCCAGACCGGCGTCGCCAGCGAGCCGTGGTTCGGCCACTTGCGCAGTGTGCCGCAGCAACGTCGCGACATCCGTTTTGTGTGGAGTGGCGACACCGTCGGCCAAGGCTTCGGCATCAACCCCGACATCGGCGGCATGCGCATCTACGAAGCCATGCGCCTGCGCCTGCCGGACTTCTTTATCCACAGCGGCGACACCATCTACGCCGACGGCCCAGTGCCGGCGCAGCTGACCACCGAAGGTGGGCGCATCTGGCGCAACATCACCACCGAAGCCAAGAGCAAAGTGGCCGAAACCCTGGATGAATATCGCGGCAACTACCGCTACAACCTGCTCGACGAAAACGTGCGTCGCTTCAACGCCGAGGTGCCGCAGATCTGGCAGTGGGACGATCACGAGGTGGTCAATAACTGGTCGCCGAGCAAGCAGCTCGATGAGCGTTATCAAACCCGGGATATCAACACCCTTGTTGGCCGTGCACGCCAGGCCTGGCTGGAATATTCACCGATGCGCCGGCAAAGCGCCGACGGCGGCGGGCGGATTTATCGCAAGCTCAGCTACGGCCCGTTGCTGGATGTGTTCGTGCTGGACATGCGCAGTTATCGCGGCCCCAACGATGACAACCTGGGCGCTGAAAAACCCTTCCTTGGCCGTGAGCAACTGGACTGGCTCAAGCGCGAACTCAAGGCCTCCCAGGCGCAATGGAAAGTCATCGCCGCTGACATGCCTATCGGCCTAGGCGTGCCCGACGGCGAGGTCAGCCCCGGCGTACCGCGTTGGGAAGCGATTGCCAACGGCGACCCTGGCCCGGCCCAAGGCCGTGAACTGGAGATTGCCGAATTGTTGGGTTTTTTGCGCGCGCAACAGGTGCGTAACCACGTGTGGCTGACGGCGGATGTGCACTACTGTGCGGCGCATCACTATCACCCGGACCGGGCGGCGTTTCAGGATTTCGAGCCGTTCTGGGAGTTTGTCGCGGGGCCGTTAAATGCGGGGAGTTTTGGGCCTAACCCATTGGATAAAACTTTTGGCCCCGAGGTGGTGTTCGAGAAGGCGCCGCCTGCGCAAAACACCTCGCCGTTTGCCGGGTTTCAGTTTTTTGGTGAGGTGCAGATTGATGGGCAGACGGCTGAGTTGACGGTGATTTTGCGCGACCTGGATGGAGTCTCCGTGTTCGAGCAAAAACTGCAGCCCGTATAG